The Desmodus rotundus isolate HL8 chromosome 2, HLdesRot8A.1, whole genome shotgun sequence region ATTGATTAATGTTATACATGAACAAACACTTTCAGTATgtatattatgtaatttttacaCCAGGGATTCTTAATGGGAAGACTGTTTAAGAAGACGGGTGTTGGCAAAAATTACGTACTATAAgattaaaaattattccaaaaaagaaggaaagagttcAAACATAATATGCTAATATGAATAAGTAAGAAGCTTCCTGATAAAAATCAGacttaataaaaaggaaaaaagatgaaagaaggcctacataagaaaattaaatcagGAGCTCCTGGGCTGGTGAACACGTAGAAATTGGGGAGAGTGGCACACTCAGAGAACACAGCATCTCCAAACCCCTCCCCACATACCTTGCCTGCACATTTCTTCTGTCAGTCcattcctgagttatatccttttatactAAACTGGTAATCTAAGGAGGTACTGAGTAAAAATGCTGGGGAATGTGCAATATGCCTTGAAGTGCAGAAGGGAGATACTATTGCATGACTGTCTTGTCTATACACATATCATAAGACTGCACTGATAGTTGGAAGTAAATAGGTCTTGTCCTGAGCACCCGTCATACTTGTATTGTACAGGCTTTCTAATCTTTGGAAGATGCGAGAGGCTATCAGGATCTAtctctgggggggcgggggggggggggtaggcgGGGAAGAAGGCATGCTCAGCCAGAAATCTGAGTTCTCTGAGACTCAGTAATAGAGATTGGAAtcacacagggaaaaaaatatcCTGCTGAGTGAGGAGAGGGCAATCACCACAAACTCAGTGCACCAAATACGCAGATACAGGGTGCACAGGGATTTTGAAAATTCTGCATATCCCTAAGAGCAGTCATCTACATAGTAACACTGATACACACTTTTTATTCAGACACCAAAGTTGACAGACGTAAACGTTGatttactatttattaaattCGCTAAAGCTGTACAACTAGttgtgttttgatttgtttttttcagtttgggATCTCTTTATTTTCCCAACATGATGTTTCTGCATTCATCCATTCTTAAATTGAAGACCACAAAATTTACTTATTATAAATTCAAGTCTTAAATGTGAAACCAAGAAATGTAATCAGGCAGTAAAACATCCTTTGAATGTAGATCGTGTTCTATTTTCCCAAGAGTAGAAAACGGACTTCTACATAAGAAAGCTAAAATAGCCCTTTCACGGCCGCAAGGAGGAACAGCAGCCGTGGCTCTCTGCTACCCCATGGCTGTGGGCTTCAACAAGGGCCACCAAGTGACAAAGAACGTGAGCAAGCCAAGGCACACCCACCGCCCATGCGTGTGGGATATGATCCGAGAGGTGTGTGGCTTTGTCCCCTATGAGCCGTGCACCTTGGAGCTGCTCAAGGTCTCTAAGGACAAGAGGACCCTGAAATTCATCAAGCAAAGGGTGGGAACACGCTTCCGtgccaagaggaagagagaggagctgaGCAACGTCCTTGCAGCCTTGAGGAAGGCAGCAGCCAAGGACTGAGCCCCATCCCCTCTGTGTGataaaacctgtttaaaaaaaaaaaaagctaaaatatgttaatatgtttaaattaaaGGTTTATCAATATAAGAATGAAGCCAAAGAGTAAACCAAgtcatataattatattttaattagttgAATCCAGGGTAGTCTACTGAAttacaatttattaaatatattgtttcCTCTTAAATAAAATTGCTCAACAGTTAATCAGCAATGAATCATCTTGTAGCTATGCAACCTTTTTAAGacatgcaactttttaaaaatatgaattatcaATTATAATTGCTGCCAGCTAAAAGAGCTTGGTTTtaatggatttttgttttttcttttatgtaattattgtATTGTGCTTTGCATTTTCAGGCAGTTTTCCCACATTTGGGTAAAACGTTTAGCAGGTTGTAAACTTAATAACCTAAGAAAaggctaaaataaaatgttcttgagtggaggaaagaaatttaaaagtggCAGAACTCTATCAGAATAGTGTAAGAAAGGCTAAACTTAATGAGCTGAGGCTTATAATAAAatgctaaggaaaataaaaagtcttttgtttggagcaagAATAATGAAACTATTTCCAGTGCTTGAGGTAGATGGTTCAATATAACAGAAGACAAAGTCAATTCCccaagtcttttgtttctttcttttctactaaaaaaataatcccaaaactgaaagggaaaaaatataggTGAAAGGGAAATGGGCTTAATTTAAATGAGGTGAGGCAACAGTGAAGAGAATGACTGACAGCTTTAAATGAGGGCAGGTGTCCTGGCCTAACCCAAGTACATCCCAGATGTCAACAGAACCTGCTCATGTAACAAAAGCACTTTTAAGAGCATCTCAACAAAATGTAGTACTTGTGGATGACACAGAATCTGAAACCCACATTATATACAAACTTACTAAAGAAATGTTTCACACCAAAAACATAAGATAGGGAAATAGAAATTATGTCTCAGGTTTTTTAAATGGTAAtcctaatataaaatattttgtctattATCATCATATATTACAGAAATACCACAGAAACCCCAGTAGTTCAGCTGCTTTATagcccagggctgggagaaagacatagaaacaatgaTATTCAAAGTGGTTAGAGTAGTTAGAGACATGTCTGCAGTATTTTAAGAAGACTACAGAGATATCAAACCATGCTATCTATCACTATAGCTAATTCCTAAggtgggatttcctgggtggggTGACACTGGGTCAGCCCTATAGGATGAGAAGGAGTCAGCCAGGAAGGAGGATCCTCCAGGAAAAGAGGATAGTAAAGTCAACCAACACCAGGGTTTCTGTAGAGGATCTAGAAGCAGTTCTGTTTGGCTGGATGCCACAGTGTGGCAGGGAGTAGCAAAAGGGGAATTCTAGGATTTGATAAGAGGCCAGACATATAATCAtgaaaaatccattttttaaagtaaactctTAATGCCCTAAACTGGTAATTTCTGGATCTGGAAAGCTAAGAACCCCTAGATAATGGTGTCATCCTTTGTAGTCCTCCCTGGATAGACAGTTATTTTGTTCAAATTTCTAGTTTGAACCACTTGTGcaaatttctagtttaattctaattgagctgttttttttaaagctcatatTTTAGTATAACAAGATTGCTGCTACATCTTTCAAGAAGTCTTACGAGTAGAAAAGAGCATTCTGAAGTCAGGAAACAAGGGTTTACCTGCTGGCTCTATTGCTCTCCAGTTTGTGCGAGTTACTTGACGTTCCTAAACCTGTGTCTTGGGGTCTTTAGTAAATGTGCTGAAGGACTGAATCCAAAGGCCTCACTGCACCACCTCAGGTGAACCAACATTAATCATTGCTTCTTCCTCAGATATCTTGAGTCTACTTCATGGGGTTTGAGAGTGTGGGGGTGTGTCTCCTTCAGCTTCTCGGGTACTAGCAGCAACCAAGCAGTTCACTCCTCCCCTTGCTTCCAGCATTTCAGGACCCCTCCACCACATTTGCAAATTCTAATTCCAACTTCTTATTTCCCCAGTGCTAGGGGAGTGTGCAGAAAAGAGTCAGGGCTACCTGCTACCCTTTGAAAGACCTGCTTACAAGGTGGGTTCTTGGCTGGCATCTGGGAACTTGGAACTTGGATCCCCACCACCCACAGAACAGAAGACTGTCTCACTGTGCCTCAACTGTGCAAGCAATATGGTTTATGCTGAACATCAGCTTTCCTTGTGGAGTCTACACGATCAGCCCCCCCAAAATTCTGGGCATAGAATCTCTAATGTTGGCAACATTTCACATATCAGAACTTGTCAGAATTAAGCATGCCCTGTGTGATTCTAGGATTTCATAGGGAAAGGATCCTTGAAGTTTGTAGCTGGTTCCCCCAGACATCCCATATGCTCCTTTTCCCTTTACTGACTTTGCTCTGTACCTTCTCACTATAAAAAAATCATagctgcactggctggtgtggctcagtggattgagcaccagcctgtgaactgaaaagttaccagttcaattcccagtgagggcgcatgcctgagttgagggccaggtccccagttgggagcttgctagaggcaaccaatcagtgtttccctccctttctccctcccttcccctctctctaaaaataaataaataaaatctttttaaaaatcatagctGAGTACAGTTATCTGTTGAGTCCTGAGATTCCTCTTAGCAAGTCATTGAACCCACTCTTAGTCTTGGGAACATGAGGTGGTACCTACTTCTTGCAGTTACCACTACTTTATCTCAGTAtcctctttttgcttttgtttttaaagattttgtttatttacttttagagagaggggaaaaggagggagagaaacactgatgtgtaagagaaacatcgattggttgccaaACATCGATTGTTCTTGATTGGAAACATCCATCAAGAACACCCCCATCCAGGAActtggaccgcaacccaggcatgcaccctgatcgagaatcgaactggtgacccttcagtttgcagaactcccaatccactgagccacaccagtcagggcagtatcCTCATTTTGTCACAGTAGTTCTCCAATCCCTGTTTACCTGTTTAACAATGTCcttatattaaattttcttttaaagtaactATAATTTTCCTGACTGGTCCCTAACTGGCAAAGCCAGTCAGTGAGGACAAACTGTCTAGTTACATAATCTCCtttgatagttctatttttttttttatcagaaagtaACATCTGTAACAGCAGTAATCTCTTGCAACTCAGTTCCAGATTCAGTCAAGGAAGGTGTTCTTTCAACCAAACATTCCACAAAGATAATCCCTGTATGAGATCATTGAGAACGCTAGGAAGATTATTCTATTGATCTAAAAGGTGAaagacagccctgactggtggctGGTTGTCTTCCCACGAAGTGAGAGGTTGCAgtttcaattcctggtgagggcacatgcctaggttgcaggttcagtcacCGATGCGGGCACGTACAAgtggcaacccatcaatgtttctctcttacctcaatgtttctattcctctctttctctcttcccctctaaaaataaaattaaataaataaataacaggtgaaagacagaaaaaaatgtatatttagtttttattatggAAGATTTCAAACATctgtaaaaattaaatctaatacTATTATAAACTTTCCATGCACCCATCATCCCGTTCAATAATTATCAACAAATGATcgattttgtttcatttactttattcCTCTGCCCACACTGGATCACTGGATTACTTTAAAGCAAATTGCAGACATATTTAACCTATAGAATCTTCAGTAAGACTCTCTATGGGAAGTAAAAATTTCAGTTGAATTTCCCAGTCTTGTACATACCTTTTTAgttacttcaaaacaaaagccaaataaTGCCCCTTAGATCTTTTAACTCTACAACAgtccccctttcctccttcttttcttggcatttatttgaagaaattggATCATTTGTCTGATAGAATTTCCCATATTCCGTGTTTTGCAGATTGTGTCCCCTTCATGTCATTTAACATGCCCTTCTATTTCCTGTGTAAACCAGCACATCTAAAGGTTTGATCAGATTCAGGTTCAGTTATTTTGGCTAGAATATTTAATATGTGTgttgtgtaaaatatatttctgacaaCACAGTGGGTTTGGACTCTAAGATACTGCTTCCCATAGGGCTGGGCTGTTTCAATTTACTACCAATCTTTTCATATTCTATAGACAGACCTTTTAATCCTCAATTTATGAAAGCACTGTCATCTGAAACAGAACAGAGTTTATTATCACCTTTAAGCTTATGACATATTATTCTTTGCTGAGAAGTCAAATGAATACCATACACTGTCGTCTATTATAAagattcctttattttcctttaaaattgtttttttttaagggatatatttattgatttgaaaaagagaaaaacatcgagtggcagagaaacactgatcagttgcttcccagacACACCACAACAGGGACTgacccgcaacctaggtacgtgccccaactggcaatcaaacccgaaaccttctggtgtatgggacgatgctccaaccgagaCACCTGGTCAgagcttaattttttattttattaggaaaCTATTCAACTGGGTCACCCAATTCAGTAGGCATTTTCATATGTCTGGGAAGAGTTGAATGAGAAAGTGTCTGgtgaatttaataaaaagaggCCTTATATTAAGTATATAAGTACATCATGTACTGTACTAAACATGTTTAACAGGACTTCTAGTTAAAAATACcaatagtttgaaaaaaaaattagtaggAAGTGACAATATAATGCCTGTATTTTGTAGGCACTGGTAACCGCTGTGGTTTTTCAGCATGGAAGTTATATGatgaaaatgttaaaggaagacATTACTGGAAATATTCAGGATTTAAGGCAAGAAGAGCAGGGATTGGGAATTTAAAGGTAATCTGATATAAAATTGTTTGGATACAGTTACAGAACCACCTGAATCGACAAGGACATCCTGTGCTGTATTTAAAAGTGTCTGACAAACTTTATACTGGGGATTTCAACTCTCTACACAAAGCATCTAGTAAGGGGTGACTACAATGAACAAAGCAAGAGTAGAAAATAACAATCATACACGTACACAGAAGCTAATATTTCTGTAAATGTAATTAGGATCAAGTCACTATTCTGCCCTCAAACTCAAATGACTTCCCTTTACACTTGGAATAAAACCCAAAGTTGGTACCATGACCTCCCAGGCACTCTGACAAAGCCCTCACTATCTGTGACCTCGAGTGCGGCCCTTCTCCTCACTCACTGTGATCCAAAGCCCTTGCTCTTTATAAAACAGGGCAAGGTTTTCCCGCCTGGGTCCTTTACACTTGCGCAGGCCTCCACCTGAAGTAACTTTCCCACCAAATATTCACACAATTCTCTTCCTCACTTCATTTAGGCCTTTGTTCAGTATCACTTCCTCAGAGGCCTACCTGACCACCCTACATAAAATAGCACCTCACCTTACCCCTTTCCATCTCCTTACTCTGCTTTACATTTTTCTACCGCACATGATTTTATCTGACGTATTGCATGCTAGTTAGTGGATTTCCCCCTCTAAAACTAAGATCTATAACGGCAAAgactttttgttcatttatacaGCACCTAAAGCGGCAAAGAGTAAGCGCCCCCAAAATATGTTTACTACAGTTCATCAGCTAGTATTTCATTTACTCCGCAAAACTGTATGCAGTAGGCAGTATTGCTATCCTCAGTTTACAGGAAACTGTGATGCACACAGGTTAAATAAGGACCTGGAaacaaaaggaggagaaaaaaaatgtcaggaCTTGATGATGGATTCCTGAATGGGTGAATCAAAGCAAAGGTATCTTGTTTGTATGGAATAAGAGAAACCCAAACGATGCGCGAACACCAATTTAAATGTTGGTTACTTACAAAGCAAGCACACAGAACCTAAGTCCGTCCCCTAAGGACGTGACCTTATGTTACCCTCAGGACAACCCCGCGGGGTAAGTACGGCGGGTATTGTTAGACAATCATTAACAGCAAGATTGACGGCCAGACTTGCCAGCCTGGAGCGACGGCCAGCCCGGCTCAGCACTCACCGGTTTGGACAGTTACATAATTAACACAGACAACCGACTTCCTTCCTCCTTGGGATAAACTGACGAGCCGGACCTCGCGACCGAAAGTAGTGCCCAAAGAACCGCGGCGGTTGACGAATCCCGGCAAGAGTTCCAGCGCGAGACGTAGGGCAAACGGTCACTGGGTCCTACGTGCGGCGCGGGAGTGCGCGGCGAGAACCTGAGGCGGGCGGAGGGAGAGGGTGTGTCAAGGCATTCCAGCGCTCCCTCTGATTGGCCGGCTGGATGACGAGCCCGTTTTACGCTCGGGCCTAAGGCGGTGNNNNNNNNNNNNNNNNNNNNNNNNNNNNNNNNNNNNNNNNNNNNNNNNNNNNNNNNNNNNNNNNNNNNNNNNNNNNNNNNNNNNNNNNNNNNNNNNNNNNNNNNNNNNNNNNNNNNNNNNNNNNNNNNNNNNNNNNNNNNNNNNNNNNNNNNNNNNNNNNNNNNNNNNNNNNNNNNNNNNNNNNNNNNNNNNNNNNNNNNNNNNNNNNNNNNNNNNNNNNNNNNNNNNNNNNNNNNNNNNNNNNNNNNNNNNNNNNNNNNNNNNNNNNNNNNNNNNNNNNNNNNNNNNNNNNNNNNNNNNNNNNNNNNNNNNNNNNNNNNNNNNNNNNNNNNNNNNNNNNNNNNNNNNNNNNNNNNNNNNNNNNNNNNNNNNNNNNNNNNNNNNNNNNNNNNNNNNNNNNNNNNNNNNNNNNNNNNNNNNNNNNNNNNNNNNNNNNNNNNNNNNNNNNNNNNNNNNNNNNNNNNNNNNNNNNNNNNNNNNNNNNNNNNNNNNNNNNNNNNGGTGGGAGCTTGCGTCAGTTTTGCGTaatcaggaaggaagaagaggcgGGTCTGGAGGCGGGGAGTAGGGCCGTCGATTGGCTGGAAGACGCCGGAGCCGATGGGACCAGGCCCGGACAGGGATGGGCGGGGCCGTCAGTTGGGTCCCGAAGGTGGCTACCGGCTTCAGTGAGACCATCATGGCAGCTCGAACCGGTCAGAGGACCCTGAAAAAGGTGATCTCCGTCTCGGGATGTCGTCTAAAGTTGCCAGCGGCAGCTAGAGCCCCGATATCGGCGCAGGGACCTGCGTGGAACATCAGGTACTAAACGGGTGCCGCGACGAGGATAGTTTTCCGCCGGGCCCTTTTGCTTTGGGGTCCGGGAGCATACTATTAGGTAAGGCGGAACCGGGCAAGGAGAGAAAGGGTTTCCTAGTCTCTTCCTTTGAGGGATTAGGGCTCCGGCTTCTTAACACGGGGCCAGAGGCTCGTCCCCTGTCCCGGCCGTCCCGTCTGTGTCCGTGGCTCACTGCCGTCGCGAAAGGTGGTGAATCATCGGCAAAGCAACTTTGGAAACAGTTGATAAAGCAACTCGGCCTCCGGTGCCTTTAGTCTCTGCCGGGCTCCGCCCTTGTgtcctgctggtgctgctggcgGAAAATTTTAACTTTGTGTACAGGGCTTGCGGCCTGCTGGGCTTGTAGGAGTTTGTGCCTGGCAGTGAACACCCTTCCCCTGTTCCTCCTGCGTGCCAGAGGACCAGACGTGATTTTCCCGTTTCTGACAGAGGTCTTTGCCCTCGCACTTTGGTTCTTGCAAAactaaatgttttacatttagtTTTGCAAGAACCAAAGGAGACTTGGATTTTTGTCCACTCTACTGTAGCTTACAGGTCCTGTAACCTTGAACCAGAGGTTCCCTTCGACTTTCCTGCCTGGTTCTTttttggtgggtggggagggagaaggacgtGGAACATGAAGATACATATGTCCAccatttagtttcattttattaatgacaTTGTAACTTAATTATGCTCTTAAAGTTaggatttgtttttttcaaattacattttgttgattacactattacagttgtcctgaatcTTCcctttttgcccccctccacccacacccccaaCTCCTTCAGGCAAGCCCCCcaccatgtccacgggtcatgtgtACGGgtactttggctactccatttcttatactacactttacatccccatggctattttatagctatttttacttatttgtacttttttcccccttaaatattttatttatttttttagacaggagaagggagggagaaagacagcgagggaaacatcagtgtgtgcttgcctctcacacgccccctgctggggacctggcccgcagcccatacatgtgccctgactgggaattggaatTGAACTCgagaccctttggttggcaggcccaatggtgctcaatccactgagccacaccagccaggctgtttgtacttcttaacctcCTCACCTCTTAATccattctcccccatcccacccccatatggcaaccatcaaaatgttctctgtggccaaattctgtgtctgttcttttttgcttatttttttaaaatattttatttatttatttttagagagaggggaagagagggagaaagagaaggagagaaacatcagtgtgtggttgcctcccacatggcccccactggggaaccggcctgcaacccaggcatgtgccccgactgggaattgaactggcgaccccttggttcacagcccacactcactccattgagctacaccagagAGGGcgcttattttgtgttttagattgaatttgatagatatgtattttttgtcatttactgttcatagttttgatcttctttttcttcaacaagtccctttaccatttcatataataagggcttggtaatgatgaactaactcctttagctttccttgtctgggaagcactttatctgcctttccattctaatgatagctttgctggatagagtaatcttgtttgtaggtccctgcttttcatcactttgaattctt contains the following coding sequences:
- the LOC112307635 gene encoding large ribosomal subunit protein eL36-like, translating into MVPGILRVENGLLHKKAKIALSRPQGGTAAVALCYPMAVGFNKGHQVTKNVSKPRHTHRPCVWDMIREVCGFVPYEPCTLELLKVSKDKRTLKFIKQRVGTRFRAKRKREELSNVLAALRKAAAKD